One Pleurocapsa sp. PCC 7327 DNA segment encodes these proteins:
- a CDS encoding carbohydrate ABC transporter permease: MLSKLQSRKANRIWLYLLLIAIAIAMLFPLLWLLGTSLKSPTEDIFGFPPKLFPTQPTFQNFQQVWQNYPFGHYLLNSSIVAVLTVCLNLLFCSLAAYPLARLDFRGRNLIFAGIVSTIMIPFQIVMIPLYVLTVQLGLKNSYLGVILPSIATAFGIFLLRQAFQGVPKELEEAARLDGSSELGIWWHVMLPAVRPALITLAIFVFVGSWSDFLWPLIVLDPGSNSMTLPVALSYIANPRNQDWRQSAAGAVISIVPVLFLFLLLQQYIIPTDTGSGVKG; this comes from the coding sequence ATGCTCTCTAAACTTCAATCTCGAAAAGCGAACCGTATCTGGCTTTATTTATTGCTGATCGCGATCGCGATCGCGATGCTATTTCCACTTTTGTGGTTGTTGGGCACGTCGCTGAAATCTCCTACTGAAGACATATTTGGCTTCCCGCCTAAATTATTTCCCACCCAGCCAACCTTCCAAAATTTCCAACAGGTTTGGCAAAATTACCCTTTTGGACATTATTTACTTAATAGTTCGATTGTTGCCGTCCTCACCGTTTGTTTAAATCTGCTATTCTGTTCTTTAGCTGCCTATCCTTTAGCTAGGCTAGATTTTCGGGGACGGAACCTAATTTTTGCGGGGATTGTCTCCACGATTATGATTCCCTTCCAAATTGTCATGATTCCTCTGTATGTTCTTACGGTACAGCTTGGTTTGAAAAATTCTTATCTAGGAGTCATTCTTCCCAGCATCGCCACGGCTTTCGGAATTTTCCTGCTGCGACAGGCATTTCAAGGCGTTCCCAAAGAGTTGGAAGAGGCAGCACGCCTCGATGGTAGTTCCGAACTGGGCATCTGGTGGCACGTCATGCTACCCGCCGTTCGTCCCGCGCTAATAACACTCGCAATTTTCGTCTTTGTTGGTTCCTGGAGTGATTTTTTATGGCCCCTAATCGTTCTCGATCCCGGATCTAACTCCATGACGCTACCTGTAGCCCTTTCTTACATTGCCAACCCCCGCAATCAGGATTGGCGACAGTCGGCGGCTGGTGCGGTAATTTCTATCGTACCCGTTCTTTTTCTGTTTCTGTTGCTACAGCAATACATTATCCCCACGGATACAGGCAGTGGGGTTAAGGGGTAA